The following proteins are encoded in a genomic region of Cystobacter fuscus DSM 2262:
- a CDS encoding type I polyketide synthase → MAKLSTRISELPPVKLAYLASQLRSKKELLAAEPIAVVGMSCRFPGGGGLPETFWELLKEGKDATREVPPDRWDIDAFYDPTPGVPGKMYTRRGAFIEDVDLFEPGFFGIPPRDAKDMDPQQRLLLEGCWQALERAGLPPAELVGSRTGIFVGMMHNDYNLLGITVGVDMQSASLNYPSMAAGRLAHTLGFQGPALTVDTACSSSAVAIHLACQSLRNDESELALACGVNLSLSPVTMMSECQNRMLAVDGRCKTFDASADGFARGEGCGVVVLKRLSDALAKGDSILGLIRGSAITHDGRSSGLMVPNGRSQERVIRMAMEGCGVEPGQVGYVEAHGTGTSLGDPIEMEALRAVFGRKSERKEPLFVGSVKTNIGHLEAAAGIAGLIKVLLAMQNEVIPAHLHFVRPNPNIRWDDLPVTIPTAAQPWPRGQRRRIAGLSSFGFSGTNVHVVLEEAPLLTRTPVEKERPVHVLTMSAKTEASLDALVEEHERALPDDVALGDWCYTANVGRSHFEHRAAVSGATAAELRAGLARLRAEKIRPKREARRGTESPRPVFLFTGQGSLHPGVGRELYETQPVFRTALQRCSKVLEGLLEHRLEAILFGEASATLLEDSCHAQPALVALEYALSELWASWGVVPEVLIGHSLGEYTAAVVAGVFSIEEALRLVVERARLVSQAPGEGAMLAIAADLETVTQAIAPYAGSVSFAAINGPEDMVISGDKSAVLKVAEEFERRGIHRKLLRISQGYHSPHMEPVLGSLAEAFRGVEFSAPRIPLVSTLEGRFVVDEITRPEYWCRHLRQPVLFAKGLSLLREQGHRMFLEVGPAPVLAGIGRRVFPEADELSWNPSLRPAEGETAQMLSSLRELYVRGCEIDWAAFDVPFERRPLILPTYPFQRERYWINVGDGGSGQYGKYMVERESSGGNVHPLLGAPLALAGAKEARFAAHLSAREPAFIGEHRVLGATLLPAACYVEMALSAAHHADPRERPIELKAIELERPLVFKEAVKSDVQTVLTPEEGSTRFEIYSQGTGADRSWVRLAHGRVAEGLERGARVELAKELFPRFSPPRPAASFYEMMERGGLEYGPSFQGIDELRFEKNGCLAHVRLPDSHILGVGNYWLHPLILDACFQAVAAVFMEGVQAQGENRQRIPVGIERLRWFKKPGSSVWVHVRGDERSLASSEVLSTDLRIFDEDGEPIAEVEGLLLKQFDRSAVMASLSDSWRESLFELVWREQRAPWAREQIPTRPGRWLLLADSGGVATQLKERVLQHSGTCVTVTQGAGYERIDPSHYRLDPTDAASFDRLLREVSEGGAAPTVVACLWGLDERGATELSAEGLADATARGTAGVLHLTQAMARATWAQRPVLWLATRGAVAAAPADAVEGLAQVPIWGLGRAAAIEHPEFGCRLVDLDTHEDAPARLFQLIVEPPEENMMALRGGQLLGARLARPGKISSRATPVRILADGTYLITGGMGALGLATAQWLVRSGARHLVLTGRGEPGDEAKATISALTASGCQVTVARADISRPEDVQCLVEEISARGPRLRGIFHSAGVLDDGVMLLQDRERFSRVFAPKALGAWNLHLATAQLPLDLFVMYSSAASLIGVAGQANYVAANGFLDALAHHRSRRGLPALSINWGRWAGAGMASKTSSRGGISASDASSIPPQQALRILEELLAREVTQMGVVPFNVSATEATASPGHGPLFSGLMPEQPRSVGASRMHELLDELKRADSTRRRVLLARYVQGRLAPLLGFAPEHEVLRKEISLNEMGLDSLRAVELKNRIGRELGVELPMARFIDGTSLDGIVEALHTQLELDALLARAPAASDELEELTL, encoded by the coding sequence ATGGCGAAACTATCCACACGCATTTCAGAGCTACCCCCCGTGAAGCTTGCCTATCTGGCGAGCCAGCTTCGCTCCAAGAAGGAACTCCTGGCCGCGGAGCCGATCGCGGTGGTCGGGATGTCCTGCCGGTTTCCGGGAGGAGGGGGGCTGCCCGAGACCTTCTGGGAGTTGCTCAAGGAGGGGAAGGACGCGACCCGGGAGGTCCCTCCGGATCGCTGGGACATCGACGCGTTCTACGATCCCACCCCGGGCGTCCCGGGCAAGATGTACACGCGCCGTGGCGCCTTCATCGAAGACGTCGACCTGTTCGAGCCCGGCTTCTTCGGGATCCCACCGCGTGACGCGAAGGACATGGATCCGCAGCAGCGCCTGCTGCTCGAGGGGTGCTGGCAGGCCCTGGAGCGAGCGGGCCTTCCTCCCGCGGAGCTCGTCGGGAGCCGGACCGGCATCTTCGTGGGGATGATGCACAACGACTACAACCTGCTCGGCATCACCGTGGGCGTGGACATGCAGTCGGCCTCCCTGAACTACCCCTCCATGGCGGCGGGGCGGCTCGCGCACACGCTGGGCTTCCAGGGTCCCGCGCTCACGGTGGACACCGCCTGCTCATCCTCCGCGGTCGCCATCCATCTCGCCTGCCAGAGCCTGCGCAACGACGAGAGTGAGCTGGCGCTCGCGTGCGGCGTCAACCTGAGCCTCTCGCCCGTCACCATGATGTCCGAGTGCCAGAACCGCATGCTGGCGGTCGATGGGCGGTGCAAGACCTTCGATGCGTCCGCGGATGGCTTCGCGCGCGGCGAGGGTTGTGGCGTCGTCGTGCTCAAGCGCCTGTCGGACGCGCTGGCCAAGGGGGATTCGATCCTGGGTCTCATCCGGGGCTCGGCGATCACCCACGATGGTCGGAGCAGCGGGCTGATGGTGCCGAACGGACGCTCGCAGGAGCGCGTCATCCGGATGGCGATGGAGGGCTGTGGCGTGGAGCCCGGCCAGGTGGGTTACGTCGAGGCGCACGGGACGGGGACCTCTCTGGGGGACCCGATCGAGATGGAGGCGCTGCGCGCGGTCTTCGGACGCAAGTCCGAGAGAAAAGAGCCGCTCTTCGTGGGCTCGGTGAAGACGAACATCGGGCACCTGGAGGCCGCCGCTGGGATCGCGGGGCTGATCAAGGTGCTCCTGGCGATGCAGAACGAGGTCATCCCGGCGCACCTCCACTTCGTGCGGCCCAACCCGAACATCCGCTGGGACGATCTGCCGGTGACCATCCCGACGGCCGCGCAGCCATGGCCCCGGGGGCAGCGGCGCCGGATCGCGGGGCTCAGCAGCTTCGGCTTCAGCGGCACCAACGTCCACGTGGTGCTGGAGGAGGCCCCTCTTCTGACCCGGACGCCGGTGGAGAAGGAGCGTCCTGTCCATGTCCTGACGATGTCGGCCAAGACGGAGGCCTCCCTCGACGCGTTGGTGGAAGAGCACGAGCGTGCCCTGCCGGACGACGTGGCGCTGGGGGACTGGTGCTACACGGCCAATGTGGGCCGCTCCCACTTCGAGCACCGCGCGGCCGTGTCGGGAGCCACCGCCGCCGAGCTGCGGGCGGGCCTGGCGCGGCTGCGTGCCGAGAAGATCCGCCCCAAGCGCGAGGCACGGCGGGGGACGGAGAGCCCGAGGCCGGTCTTCCTGTTCACGGGGCAGGGCTCGCTCCATCCGGGCGTGGGCCGGGAGCTGTACGAGACCCAGCCGGTGTTCCGCACGGCGCTGCAGCGATGCTCGAAAGTGCTCGAGGGGCTGCTCGAGCACCGGCTCGAGGCCATCCTCTTCGGTGAGGCGTCCGCCACCCTCCTGGAAGACTCGTGCCATGCCCAGCCCGCGCTCGTGGCGCTCGAGTACGCGCTCTCGGAGCTGTGGGCCTCGTGGGGCGTCGTTCCGGAAGTGCTGATCGGACACAGCCTGGGTGAGTACACGGCGGCCGTCGTCGCGGGCGTCTTCAGCATCGAGGAGGCGCTGCGGTTGGTCGTGGAGCGCGCGCGGCTCGTGAGTCAGGCTCCGGGGGAGGGCGCGATGCTGGCGATCGCCGCCGATCTGGAGACCGTGACCCAGGCCATCGCGCCCTACGCCGGGAGCGTCTCCTTCGCGGCGATCAACGGCCCGGAGGACATGGTCATCTCTGGAGACAAGTCCGCCGTCCTGAAGGTGGCGGAGGAGTTCGAGCGGCGGGGGATCCACCGCAAGCTCCTGCGTATCTCCCAGGGTTACCATTCTCCGCACATGGAGCCGGTGCTCGGCTCACTGGCCGAGGCGTTCCGCGGGGTGGAGTTCTCGGCGCCGCGCATCCCGCTGGTGTCCACCCTGGAGGGCCGGTTCGTGGTCGACGAGATCACCCGGCCCGAATACTGGTGCCGTCACCTCCGGCAGCCCGTCCTCTTCGCCAAGGGGCTGTCTCTCCTGCGCGAGCAGGGACACCGGATGTTCCTCGAGGTGGGTCCGGCTCCGGTCCTGGCGGGAATCGGGCGCCGGGTCTTCCCGGAGGCGGACGAGCTGAGCTGGAACCCGAGCCTGCGCCCCGCGGAGGGAGAGACGGCGCAGATGCTCTCCAGCCTGAGGGAGCTGTATGTGCGCGGCTGCGAGATCGACTGGGCCGCTTTCGATGTGCCCTTCGAGCGTCGGCCGCTCATCCTGCCGACATATCCCTTCCAGCGAGAGCGTTACTGGATCAATGTCGGGGACGGGGGCTCCGGGCAGTACGGGAAGTACATGGTGGAGCGTGAGTCCTCTGGCGGCAACGTGCATCCGCTGTTGGGCGCCCCCCTGGCGCTCGCCGGAGCGAAGGAGGCACGGTTCGCGGCCCACCTGAGCGCTCGCGAGCCCGCCTTCATCGGAGAGCACCGCGTGCTCGGGGCGACGTTGCTCCCGGCCGCCTGCTACGTCGAGATGGCGCTCAGCGCCGCGCACCATGCGGATCCGCGAGAGCGGCCGATCGAGCTGAAAGCGATCGAGCTGGAGCGGCCGCTGGTGTTCAAGGAGGCCGTGAAGAGTGACGTCCAGACGGTACTGACACCGGAAGAGGGGAGCACTCGCTTCGAGATCTACAGCCAGGGAACCGGCGCGGATCGGAGCTGGGTCCGCCTCGCCCACGGTCGGGTCGCGGAGGGCCTCGAGCGAGGGGCGCGTGTCGAGCTCGCGAAGGAGCTGTTCCCGCGGTTCTCGCCACCGCGCCCGGCCGCGTCGTTCTACGAGATGATGGAGCGCGGTGGGCTCGAGTACGGCCCGTCGTTCCAGGGCATCGACGAGCTGAGGTTCGAGAAGAACGGCTGCCTCGCGCATGTCCGGCTACCCGACAGCCACATCCTGGGAGTGGGGAATTACTGGCTGCATCCCCTGATCCTCGATGCCTGCTTCCAGGCGGTCGCGGCCGTGTTCATGGAGGGGGTTCAGGCCCAGGGGGAAAACCGGCAACGGATTCCAGTCGGGATCGAGCGGCTGCGCTGGTTCAAGAAGCCCGGTAGCAGCGTCTGGGTGCACGTCCGGGGCGACGAGCGTTCCCTGGCTTCCTCCGAGGTGCTGAGCACCGACCTGCGGATCTTCGACGAGGACGGAGAGCCCATCGCCGAGGTGGAGGGCCTGCTGCTGAAGCAGTTCGACCGGAGCGCGGTCATGGCCTCGCTCTCGGACTCATGGCGGGAGTCCCTCTTCGAGCTGGTGTGGCGTGAGCAGCGCGCTCCCTGGGCGCGCGAGCAGATCCCGACCCGGCCCGGTCGCTGGTTGCTGCTGGCGGACTCGGGCGGCGTCGCGACGCAGTTGAAGGAGCGGGTGCTGCAACACTCCGGGACCTGCGTGACGGTGACCCAGGGAGCGGGCTACGAGCGCATCGACCCGAGCCACTACCGTCTCGATCCGACCGATGCGGCGAGCTTCGACAGGCTGCTGCGGGAGGTCTCCGAGGGAGGCGCGGCGCCGACGGTCGTTGCCTGCTTGTGGGGACTCGACGAGCGCGGGGCGACGGAGCTCTCCGCCGAGGGACTGGCGGACGCCACCGCGCGCGGCACGGCGGGAGTGCTCCACCTCACCCAGGCCATGGCTCGCGCCACCTGGGCTCAGCGGCCCGTGCTGTGGCTGGCAACGCGTGGGGCCGTCGCGGCTGCTCCGGCGGATGCCGTGGAGGGCCTCGCCCAGGTGCCGATCTGGGGACTCGGCCGCGCCGCCGCGATCGAGCATCCGGAGTTTGGCTGCCGGCTGGTGGACCTGGACACCCATGAGGATGCGCCCGCGAGGCTGTTCCAACTCATCGTCGAGCCTCCCGAGGAGAACATGATGGCCCTGCGCGGTGGCCAGCTCCTGGGAGCCCGGCTCGCGCGGCCTGGCAAGATCTCGAGCCGGGCCACACCGGTGCGGATCCTGGCGGACGGGACGTATCTCATCACGGGCGGCATGGGTGCCCTCGGGCTGGCCACCGCGCAGTGGCTGGTGAGGTCTGGGGCCCGTCATCTGGTCCTGACCGGCCGTGGGGAGCCGGGGGATGAGGCGAAGGCCACGATCTCCGCGCTGACGGCGAGTGGCTGTCAGGTCACCGTGGCCCGGGCCGACATCTCGCGTCCGGAGGACGTCCAGTGCCTCGTGGAGGAGATCTCCGCTCGCGGACCCCGGCTGCGGGGAATCTTCCACTCGGCGGGCGTGCTGGATGACGGGGTGATGTTGCTCCAGGATCGGGAGCGCTTCTCGCGTGTGTTCGCGCCGAAGGCGCTGGGCGCGTGGAACCTGCACCTCGCCACGGCCCAGCTCCCGCTCGATCTCTTCGTGATGTACTCATCCGCGGCGTCACTCATTGGCGTGGCGGGGCAGGCCAACTATGTGGCGGCCAACGGCTTCCTCGATGCGCTGGCGCATCACCGGAGCAGGCGAGGGCTGCCGGCGCTCAGCATCAACTGGGGGCGGTGGGCAGGGGCGGGAATGGCGTCGAAGACGTCATCCAGGGGGGGCATTTCGGCCTCGGACGCCTCCAGCATCCCTCCCCAGCAGGCGCTGCGGATCCTCGAGGAGCTCCTGGCGCGGGAGGTCACCCAGATGGGCGTGGTGCCCTTCAATGTCTCCGCCACGGAGGCAACCGCCTCGCCGGGCCACGGCCCCTTGTTCTCCGGGCTCATGCCCGAGCAGCCCCGCTCCGTTGGCGCCTCGCGAATGCATGAGCTGCTGGATGAGCTCAAGCGGGCGGACAGCACGCGTCGGCGTGTGCTGCTGGCGCGCTATGTCCAGGGTCGGCTGGCGCCCCTGCTGGGGTTCGCTCCGGAGCATGAAGTGCTGCGGAAGGAGATTTCACTCAACGAGATGGGGCTCGACTCGCTGCGCGCGGTCGAGCTGAAGAACCGCATCGGGCGCGAGCTGGGCGTGGAGCTGCCCATGGCCCGCTTCATCGATGGAACCTCCCTCGACGGAATCGTGGAGGCGCTCCACACGCAGCTCGAACTCGACGCGCTGCTCGCTCGTGCCCCTGCCGCGTCCGACGAACTCGAGGAGCTGACGCTATGA
- a CDS encoding non-ribosomal peptide synthetase yields the protein MSLGELLVELNRRGLEVWAEGESLRLRGPKGAADEGLRRALAEHKSGLLELLHARDRRKSTVAITPVPRGGPAPLSYGQQRLWFLDRLEPGSSAYNLVMPLRVDGHLDARLLERCFIEIIRRHEILRTRYAEQEGVPVQIVDPEPRIEFRVLDEREVLAVEPRGMEVFLQREGERPFDLSRGPVVRLLVIDRGPEGQFIQVCMHHIAADEWARGILVRELMTLYAAFGGGQPSPLPPLEIQYSDFAIWQRDFLKGEGRRKLVDYWRKKLAGLPPLLELPADRARPRVQTYAGGEVPFELAPRLTELLKASSHAANATPFMGMLAAFFALLHRLTGRDDLALGANSINRSRNELEPLVGFFVDNLVMRVDCGGGLGFSTLVERVREVVLEAFEHQDLPFDLLVEELKPPRNPGYNPLFQTVFSWVRVPGGYPEQGGVKLQPLEFETTTSRFDLNLFVEDHGDRLTGRFVFNRDLFDRGTIEHYVECFQTLLEGLLREPERPIAGLPLLSAASRERVLRQWNDTRKDYPGSQCLHELIEAQALRSPDACAVVVDDWELTHGELDQHSDRLAVYLQELGIGPEVVVGIYLERSPELIVSLLAVLKAGGAFLALDPGEPSDRLRRILGDARPRVVLSSGELSGRLSALGSFTVIPVDEALPESTGKQLRREVGPDHLAYILYTSGSTGQPKGTEITHRSIVNYLKWCVDAYKLQEGTGSPVLGSVSFDGTLTSLFAPLLAGRALFLLPRGKELELLTSEDYPEGGFSFIKMTPSHLRAFDGLGRAQRVLERAHAAVLGGEGLHGVDLTTWRRQRIATRIINEYGPTEAAVACCIEELLPGDGPLPERIPIGRPIANTQLYILDRNRQPVPIGVPGELHIGGVGLARGYLGRPELTAERFIPNPFELETPGSGSARLYRTGDLARHLPDGRIEYLGRLDDQLKIRGHRVEPGEIESALGRHPQVVQAAVVLQRAPGREPRLVAYVEPRTWGAQAEGALKEALRKSLHGVIPEYMIPAAFVILEALPLTPSGKIDRKALPPLPEREHEASALVRSVGSSETERQLQALFGELLGLGTVAPNASFFELGGHSLLAVTLIARIRSRLGVEVPLNEVFERPTVEELARWMDAHSGAQSALALRLPNCVVALKPLGNKPPLFFAPPSAGSPAVYVSLARYLSPEQPVFGFQMPGVMDDLRPPETIEETAALYVDAMRQIQPHGPYRLAGWSFGGIIVCEMARQLEAMGEQVALLGLIDGAALDRQAARDNGENGEGFFASSQMVKVLTEAPLPRDYENVRLVGEWMGISLPESLGELFRRDTDGQRTYLWRFLRDAARTARNFIVTMQAERLYTFSSYGGPATLFRAGPPAIGVDTLVESVRRFARAGVEVISVPGNHMTLVMDERNVMTLALRLQECLDKVLAAASSHGAPRAEMSAKGLNEQHSREVV from the coding sequence ATGAGTCTGGGGGAGTTGCTCGTCGAGCTGAATCGACGAGGCCTCGAAGTCTGGGCGGAAGGCGAGTCCCTGCGGCTTCGGGGCCCGAAGGGTGCCGCCGATGAGGGGCTGCGGAGGGCGCTGGCCGAGCACAAGAGCGGGCTCCTCGAGCTGCTGCATGCGCGCGATCGGCGGAAGTCGACGGTCGCCATCACCCCGGTCCCGCGTGGTGGGCCCGCGCCTCTCTCCTATGGGCAACAGCGGCTGTGGTTCCTTGACCGCCTGGAGCCCGGAAGCTCCGCCTACAACCTGGTGATGCCGCTGCGAGTCGACGGCCACCTCGATGCGAGGCTCTTGGAGCGCTGCTTCATCGAGATCATCCGCCGCCACGAGATCCTCCGCACGCGTTACGCCGAGCAGGAGGGGGTGCCCGTCCAGATCGTCGATCCCGAGCCGCGGATCGAGTTCCGCGTGCTCGACGAGAGAGAGGTGCTCGCCGTCGAGCCGCGAGGGATGGAGGTCTTCCTCCAGCGAGAGGGCGAGCGGCCTTTCGATCTCTCCAGGGGCCCGGTGGTTCGACTCCTGGTGATCGATCGGGGGCCCGAGGGTCAGTTCATCCAGGTCTGCATGCACCACATCGCGGCGGACGAGTGGGCGCGAGGGATCCTCGTTCGGGAGCTCATGACGCTCTACGCCGCCTTCGGCGGTGGGCAGCCGTCCCCGCTGCCGCCCCTGGAGATCCAGTACTCCGACTTCGCCATCTGGCAGCGGGACTTCCTGAAGGGCGAGGGCCGCCGGAAGCTCGTGGACTACTGGCGGAAGAAGCTCGCCGGGTTGCCTCCGCTGCTCGAGCTCCCCGCGGATCGCGCGCGCCCCCGGGTGCAGACCTACGCGGGGGGAGAGGTCCCCTTCGAGCTCGCGCCTCGGCTCACGGAGCTCTTGAAGGCCTCGAGCCATGCCGCCAACGCCACGCCCTTCATGGGCATGCTGGCCGCGTTCTTCGCGCTCCTGCATCGGCTCACGGGACGGGATGACCTGGCCCTGGGGGCCAACTCCATCAACCGGAGCCGGAATGAGCTCGAGCCCCTGGTGGGCTTCTTCGTGGACAACCTGGTGATGCGGGTGGACTGCGGAGGCGGCCTCGGCTTCTCGACGCTGGTGGAGCGCGTCCGCGAGGTGGTGCTCGAGGCCTTCGAGCATCAGGACCTGCCCTTCGATCTCCTCGTCGAGGAGCTGAAGCCACCGAGAAACCCCGGCTACAACCCGTTGTTCCAGACCGTGTTCTCCTGGGTCCGGGTGCCGGGTGGATATCCGGAGCAGGGCGGGGTGAAGCTCCAGCCGCTGGAGTTCGAGACCACCACCTCCCGCTTCGATCTCAACCTCTTCGTGGAAGATCATGGGGACCGGCTCACGGGACGGTTCGTGTTCAACCGCGATCTCTTCGATCGGGGAACCATCGAACACTACGTGGAGTGCTTCCAGACGCTCCTCGAGGGGCTCCTGCGCGAACCCGAGCGGCCGATCGCCGGGCTTCCGCTGCTCTCCGCGGCCAGCCGCGAGCGCGTGCTGCGGCAGTGGAACGACACCCGGAAGGACTACCCTGGCAGCCAGTGTCTGCACGAGTTGATCGAGGCCCAGGCCCTGCGGTCACCCGATGCATGCGCCGTCGTCGTGGATGACTGGGAGCTCACCCATGGCGAGCTCGATCAACACAGTGATCGGCTCGCGGTGTACCTGCAGGAGCTGGGGATCGGGCCCGAGGTGGTCGTCGGCATCTACCTGGAGCGCTCACCGGAGCTGATCGTGAGCTTGCTGGCGGTGCTCAAGGCCGGCGGCGCGTTCCTCGCGCTCGATCCTGGCGAGCCCTCCGATCGGCTCCGGCGCATCCTCGGCGATGCGAGGCCTCGGGTGGTGCTCTCCTCGGGCGAGCTCTCGGGACGGCTCTCGGCGCTGGGGAGCTTCACGGTCATCCCGGTGGACGAGGCGCTCCCGGAATCCACCGGGAAGCAGCTCCGCCGCGAGGTGGGCCCCGATCATCTCGCGTACATCCTCTACACCTCGGGCTCGACGGGGCAGCCGAAGGGCACGGAGATCACCCACCGGAGCATCGTCAACTACCTGAAGTGGTGCGTCGATGCCTACAAGCTCCAGGAGGGCACGGGAAGCCCGGTGCTCGGCTCCGTCAGCTTCGATGGCACCCTGACGAGCCTCTTCGCCCCGTTGCTCGCGGGACGCGCCCTGTTCCTGCTTCCGCGCGGCAAGGAACTCGAGCTGTTGACCTCGGAGGACTATCCCGAGGGGGGATTCAGCTTCATCAAGATGACGCCCTCCCACCTCAGGGCTTTCGATGGCCTCGGCCGTGCCCAGAGGGTACTCGAGCGGGCGCACGCGGCCGTGCTCGGTGGCGAGGGCCTGCACGGAGTGGACCTGACCACCTGGCGGCGGCAGCGCATCGCCACCCGCATCATCAACGAATACGGTCCGACCGAGGCGGCCGTGGCTTGTTGCATCGAGGAGCTGCTCCCGGGTGACGGGCCGCTCCCGGAGCGGATTCCCATCGGCCGGCCGATCGCCAACACGCAGCTCTACATCCTGGACCGGAATCGACAGCCGGTACCCATCGGCGTGCCCGGCGAGCTCCACATCGGCGGGGTCGGACTGGCCCGAGGCTATCTGGGACGTCCGGAGCTGACGGCCGAGCGGTTCATCCCCAACCCCTTCGAGCTGGAGACCCCCGGCTCCGGGAGCGCCCGGCTCTACCGTACGGGGGATCTCGCCCGTCATCTCCCGGACGGCCGGATCGAGTACCTGGGCCGGCTGGATGATCAGCTCAAGATCCGCGGTCATCGGGTGGAACCGGGGGAGATCGAGTCGGCCCTCGGGCGGCACCCCCAGGTGGTTCAGGCCGCCGTGGTGTTGCAGCGCGCGCCGGGCCGAGAGCCGCGCCTGGTGGCCTACGTCGAGCCGCGCACGTGGGGCGCCCAGGCGGAGGGCGCGCTGAAGGAGGCGCTCCGGAAGTCCCTCCACGGGGTGATCCCCGAGTACATGATCCCGGCGGCCTTCGTGATCCTCGAGGCACTGCCGCTCACGCCCAGCGGGAAGATCGACCGCAAGGCCCTGCCACCACTGCCCGAACGAGAGCATGAGGCCAGTGCCCTGGTGCGGTCGGTGGGCAGCAGCGAGACGGAGCGTCAGCTCCAGGCCCTCTTCGGCGAGTTGTTGGGGCTCGGCACCGTGGCGCCCAACGCGAGCTTCTTCGAGCTGGGAGGACACTCGCTGCTCGCCGTCACCCTCATCGCGCGCATCCGGTCCCGTCTGGGCGTCGAGGTTCCTCTCAACGAGGTCTTCGAGCGTCCCACGGTCGAGGAGCTGGCCCGCTGGATGGACGCGCACTCGGGAGCCCAGTCCGCGTTGGCCCTGCGGCTACCCAACTGCGTGGTGGCGTTGAAGCCCCTGGGAAACAAGCCACCGCTGTTCTTCGCTCCGCCCTCCGCCGGCAGCCCGGCCGTCTACGTCTCCCTGGCGCGCTACTTGAGTCCGGAGCAGCCCGTCTTCGGCTTCCAGATGCCGGGCGTCATGGACGACCTGCGGCCCCCGGAGACGATCGAGGAGACGGCCGCGCTCTACGTGGACGCCATGCGGCAGATCCAGCCACACGGACCGTACCGGCTCGCGGGGTGGTCGTTCGGCGGCATCATCGTGTGTGAGATGGCGCGGCAGCTCGAGGCGATGGGAGAGCAGGTCGCGCTGCTTGGGCTGATCGATGGCGCGGCGCTCGACCGGCAGGCCGCTCGGGACAATGGGGAGAACGGGGAGGGGTTCTTCGCCAGCTCACAGATGGTGAAGGTGCTGACGGAGGCCCCGCTGCCACGTGACTATGAAAACGTGAGGCTCGTGGGGGAGTGGATGGGCATCAGCCTGCCCGAGTCTCTCGGGGAGCTGTTCCGCAGGGACACGGACGGCCAGCGCACCTACCTCTGGAGGTTCCTGCGGGACGCGGCGCGGACCGCCCGGAACTTCATTGTGACCATGCAGGCCGAGCGCCTCTACACGTTCTCCTCGTACGGAGGTCCCGCCACGCTCTTCCGCGCGGGCCCTCCGGCGATTGGGGTGGACACGCTCGTCGAGAGTGTGCGCAGGTTCGCCCGGGCGGGTGTGGAAGTGATTTCGGTACCGGGCAATCACATGACTCTCGTCATGGATGAGAGAAATGTCATGACGCTTGCACTCCGATTGCAAGAATGTCTGGATAAGGTTCTGGCCGCGGCCTCGAGCCATGGAGCCCCTCGGGCAGAGATGTCGGCGAAGGGTCTGAACGAGCAGCACTCAAGGGAGGTGGTGTGA
- a CDS encoding patatin-like phospholipase family protein: protein MPYRILSMDGSSISGGEGYVTAGLLRALRQMLDSRGNKQPLLNSVDLFAGSSAGAFNAAFLAAEADPDAALAKIIDFWGQVVSMNKKGVSPGRFLKALAGGSALLDSSYMRDFFCEYFGSTLRLGDLKHKVAIASYQLDGKRKGMRTWKAKIFHNTSPENDADLDELVVDVLMRSGSPPLSYPIYQGLKQKGSGYVDGGLFANNPSLVGLAQGISILGRKNKNDVVETLETEQPDMTDILLFSVGNGQMPTYLAPEFHGGVANWGFAKWLLDVHNPLILIKMLLEAGAEAVHYQCRMILRKEYIRLNPAVEKRLSATDLKQVEAVLQMLLASQSTMDHLERARKWVSKSGWLGDTTPSPSPAGA, encoded by the coding sequence ATGCCGTATCGAATTCTGTCGATGGATGGTTCATCCATATCTGGCGGAGAGGGTTATGTGACCGCGGGCCTGCTGAGGGCGCTCCGGCAGATGCTCGATTCCAGGGGAAACAAGCAACCGCTGCTGAATTCCGTGGATCTGTTCGCGGGCTCATCGGCGGGTGCCTTCAACGCGGCGTTCCTGGCCGCCGAGGCGGATCCGGATGCCGCCCTCGCCAAGATCATCGACTTCTGGGGCCAGGTCGTCTCCATGAACAAGAAGGGAGTGTCCCCCGGGCGCTTCCTGAAGGCGTTGGCGGGTGGCAGCGCGCTCCTCGACTCGAGCTACATGCGCGACTTCTTTTGCGAATACTTCGGCTCGACGCTGAGGCTCGGGGACCTCAAGCACAAGGTGGCGATCGCGTCCTACCAGCTCGATGGAAAGCGCAAGGGGATGCGGACCTGGAAGGCCAAGATCTTCCACAACACCAGCCCTGAAAATGACGCGGACCTGGACGAACTGGTGGTGGATGTCTTGATGCGGAGCGGCTCGCCGCCACTCTCCTATCCCATCTACCAGGGGCTCAAGCAGAAGGGGAGCGGCTACGTGGACGGAGGATTGTTCGCCAACAATCCGTCGCTCGTGGGACTGGCCCAGGGCATCAGCATCCTGGGCCGCAAGAACAAGAACGATGTGGTGGAGACGCTGGAGACCGAGCAGCCGGATATGACGGACATCCTGCTGTTCTCGGTGGGCAATGGGCAGATGCCCACGTATCTGGCACCGGAGTTCCATGGCGGCGTCGCCAACTGGGGCTTCGCCAAGTGGCTCCTGGACGTCCACAACCCCTTGATCCTGATCAAGATGCTGCTCGAGGCGGGCGCGGAGGCCGTGCACTACCAGTGCCGCATGATCCTCCGGAAGGAATACATCCGGCTGAACCCCGCCGTCGAAAAGCGCCTCTCCGCGACCGATCTCAAGCAGGTGGAGGCGGTCCTCCAGATGCTGCTGGCCTCGCAGTCCACCATGGATCATCTCGAGCGAGCGCGGAAGTGGGTGTCGAAGTCGGGCTGGCTGGGTGACACCACTCCCAGTCCGTCGCCCGCGGGGGCCTAG